Proteins encoded together in one Festucalex cinctus isolate MCC-2025b chromosome 8, RoL_Fcin_1.0, whole genome shotgun sequence window:
- the LOC144024537 gene encoding unconventional myosin-VIIa-like isoform X3 — translation MYKRRDHVDLYEKDQAKWALLRNVNTVVKQSTLLPGDYVWLDLKSGREFEVPIGAVVKLCDSGQIQVVDDEGNEHWISPQNATNIKPMHPTSIHGVEDMIRLGDLNEAGILRNLLIRYSEKLIYTYTGSILVAINPYQLLPIYTADQIRLYTNKKIGEMPPHIFAIADNCYFNMQRNNRDQCCIISGESGAGKTESTKLILQFLAAISGQHSWIEQQVLEANPILEAFGNAKTIRNDNSSRFGKYIDIHFNKRGAIEGAKIEQYLLEKSRVCRQAQDERNYHIFYCMLKGMAADEKKKLGLSKATDYTYLTIGKCTVCDGRDDMKEYSNIRSAMKVLMFTDKENWEICKLLASILHMGNLRYEARTYDNLDACEVVRSPHLSTTSTLLEVDGKDLMNCLTSRTLITRGETVSTPLSMEQAVDVRDAFVKGIYGRLFVWIVEKINAAIYKPSSSHSKVVRRSIGLLDIFGFENFTVNSFEQLCINFANENLQQFFVRHVFKLEQEEYNLENINWQHIEFTDNQDALDMIAIKPMNIISLIDEESRFPKGTDSTMLNKLNFQHKVNSNYIPPKNNHETQFGIQHFAGVVYYETRGFLEKNRDTLYGDIIQLVHSSKNKFIKQIFQADVAMFLCGFAPCLHLPSSPLPKGAETRKRSPTLSSQFKKSLELLMRTLSVCQPFFVRCIKPNEHKKPMLFDRDLCVRQLRYSGMMETIRIRRAGYPIRYTFVEFVDRYRVLMPGVKPAYKQEDLRGTCQRIAEAVLGRDDDWQMGKTKIFLKDHHDMLLEIERDKAITDKVILIQKVVRGFKDRSNFLRMRKSAMLIQKTWRGYQCRKNYGAMRAGFSRLQALVRSRKLCASYHVARQRISGFQGRCRGFLVRRAFRHRLWAVIAIQAYTRGMIARRLYRRLRGEYRRRLEAEKMRLAEETKLRNQMSAKKAKAEAERKHQERLVQLAKEDAEREKKEKEEARRKKELVEQTERARLEPVNDSDMVDKMFGFLGTTSSFPGQEGQAPAGFEDLERSHRQLEEEDLDEALPLPEDEEEEDLSEYKFAKYAATYFQGSTTHTYVRRPLKQPLLFHEDEGEQLAALAVWITVLRFMGDLPEPKYHTAISDGSEKIPVMTKIYETLGKKTYKRELQALQGEGETPQSDSHRKNSIRHKLVSLTLKKKSKITEEVTKRLNDGEPGLHGNSMLEDRPTSNLEKLHFIIGNGILRPTLRDEIYCQICKQLSQNPSKSSHARGWILISLCVGCFAPSDKFLKYLRNFINSGPPGYAPYCEERLRRTFVNGTRTQPPSWLELQATKSKKPIMLPVTFMDGTTKTLLTDSATTAKELCNTLSDKISLNDRFGFSLYIALFDKVSSLGSGNDHVMDAVSQCEQYAKEQGAQERNAPWRLFFRKEIFTPWHCASDDTVATNLIYQQTVRGVKFGEYRCDRDDLAELASQQYYVDYGSEVLLERLLSLIPSYIPDREISTSRTVEKWAHFIMAAHKKGIYTQKRFDPQKVKEEVVDFARHKWPLLFSRFYEAFKFSGPSLPKNELIVAVNWTGVYFVDEQEQVLLELSFPEITAVSSSRGGKLQSQSFTLATIKGEEYTFTSNNAEDIRDLVVTFLEGLRNRSKFVVALQDSPNQNAEPSTFLSFQKGDLILLDQDTGEHVLNSGWAHGVNERTSQRGDFPADSVYVLPTMTRAQQDIVALVTMTPDQRQQSVRVSQLVLPDSEDSVKAYTLEEFSYDYFRPPPKHTLSRVMVTKNRGKDKLWSCTREPLKQPLLKKVLQHEELAQEACMAFVAVMKYMGDYPSKRTRSVNELTDQIFEGALKAEALKDEILCQIIKQLTDNHVKYSEEKGWELLWLCSGLFPPSNVLLPHVQRFLQSKKQHPLAADCMQRLHKALRPAVDLKKVKRLQRGPNVICGCHGHRNGSRKYPPHLVEVEAIQHKTTQIFHKVYFPDDTDEAFEVESSTKAKDFCQNISTRLLLKSPEGFSLFVKISDKVISVPEGDFFFDFVRHLTDWIKKSRPVKDGAVPSLTYQVFFMKKLWTSTVPGKDSFADSIFHYYQELPKYLRGYHKCSRDEVFQLAALIYRVKFEDDKSHFPAIPKTLRELLPHHLIRQMSPDDWKRSVVAFFNKQAGKSREEAKLMFLKIIYKWPTFGSAFFEVKQTTEPNYPEILLIAINKHGVSLIDPKSKDVLVTHPFTKISNWSSGNTYFHITIGNLVRGSKLLCETSLGYKMDDLLTSYISQMLTAMNKQRSDGTHTK, via the exons ATGTACAAACGTCGGGACCATGTGGATCTTTACGAGAAGGATCAGGCCAAATGGGCTCTGCTCCGAAACGTCAACACTGTGGTGAAACAAAGCACGCTGCTACCG GGCGACTACGTGTGGTTGGACCTGAAGAGTGGTCGGGAATTTGAGGTTCCCATTGGCGCAGTGGTCAAACTCTGTGACTCGGGACAGATCCAGGTCGTGGATGATGAAGGAAAT GAGCACTGGATCTCCCCCCAAAATGCCACCAACATCAAGCCCATGCATCCCACCTCCATCCATGGCGTGGAGGACATGATCCGCCTGGGGGACCTCAACGAGGCCGGCATCCTGCGCAACCTGCTCATCAGATACAGCGAGAAGCTCATCTAT ACATACACGGGTTCCATCCTGGTGGCCATCAACCCATATCAACTGCTTCCCATCTACACGGCAGACCAGATCCGCCTGTACACCAACAAGAAGATCGGTGAGATGCCTCCTCACATCTTTGCCATCGCAGACAACTGTTACTTCAACATGCAGAGGAACAACCGCGATCAGTGCTGCATCATCAG TGGGGAGTCCGGAGCGGGAAAGACTGAAAGCACCAAGCTGATCCTACAGTTCCTGGCAGCCATCAGCGGTCAACACTCGTGGATCGAGCAGCAGGTCCTGGAGGCCAATCCCATTCTGGAGG CCTTCGGAAACGCAAAGACCATTCGCAACGACAACTCGTCCCGCTTCGGCAAATACATCGACATCCACTTCAACAAGAGAGGAGCCATCGAGGGAGCCAAGATCGAACAGTACCTGCTGGAGAAGTCGCGAGTCTGTCGGCAG GCTCAGGATGAGAGGAACTACCACATCTTCTACTGCATGTTGAAGGGCATGGCGGCGGACGAGAAGAAGAAGCTGGGCCTCAGCAAGGCCACGGACTACACCTACCTCACCATA GGAAAGTGTACCGTATGTGACGGCCGCGATGATATGAAGGAATACTCCAACATCCGCTCGGCCATGAAG GTTCTGATGTTCACAGACAAAGAAAACTGGGAGATCTGCAAACTATTGGCCTCCATTTTACACATGGGCAACCTGCGCTATGAAG CGCGCACCTACGACAACCTGGACGCTTGCGAGGTCGTACGCAGTCCGCATCTTTCGACCACATCAACACTGCTGGAG GTGGACGGCAAGGACCTGATGAACTGCCTAACGAGCAGGACGTTGATCACCAGAGGAGAAACCGTGTCCACGCCACTCAGCATGGAACAAGCTGTGGACGTGCGAGACGCCTTCGTCAAG GGCATTTACGGCCGTCTCTTCGTGTGGATCGTGGAGAAGATCAACGCCGCCATCTACAAGCCTTCGTCCTCGCACAGCAAAGTCGTCAGGCGCTCCATCGGTCTGCTGGACATCTTTGGCTTTGAGAACTTCACCGTCAACAG TTTCGAGCAGCTGTGCATCAACTTCGCCAACGAGAACCTGCAGCAGTTCTTCGTGCGTCACGTGTTCAAACTGGAGCAGGAGGAGTACAACCTGGAGAACATCAACTGGCAGCACATCGAGTTCACCGACAACCAGGACGCCCTGGACATGATCGCCATCAAGCCCATGAACATCATCTCGCTCATCGACGAGGAGAGCCGATTCCCCAAG ggTACAGACAGCACCATGCTGAACAAACTCAACTTCCAGCACAAAGTCAACAGCAACTACATTCCACCCAAGAACAACCACGAGACTCAGTTTGGCATCCAGCACTTTGCCGGGGTGGTCTACTACGAAACCAGAG GCTTCCTTGAGAAGAACCGGGACACGTTATACGGTGACATCATCCAGCTGGTTCACTCGTCCAAGAACAAGTTCATCAAGCAGATTTTCCAGGCTGATGTTGCTATG TTTCTGTGTGGTTTTGCTCCTTGTCTGCATCTTCCATCCAGTCCTCTACCAAAG GGGGCGGAAACCAGGAAGCGTTCTCCCACTCTCAGCAGTCAGTTCAAGAAATCTCTGGAGCTGCTGATGCGAACGTTGAGCGTCTGTCAGCCTTTTTTCGTCCGCTGCATCAAACCCAACGAGCACAAGAAGCCAATG CTGTTTGATCGGGATTTGTGCGTGCGCCAGCTGAGGTACTCGGGAATGATGGAGACCATTCGCATCCGCCGCGCCGGCTACCCCATCCGCTACACCTTTGTGGAGTTTGTGGACCGCTACCGCGTACTCATGCCTGGAGTCAAACCCGCCTACAAGCAG GAGGATCTGAGGGGAACCTGCCAGAGGATCGCAGAGGCCGTGCTCGGCCGAGACGACGACTGGCAGATGGGAAAGACCAAGATCTTCCTCAAG GATCATCATGACATGCTGCTCGAGATCGAGAGAGACAAAGCCATCACGGACAAAGTCATCCTCATACAGAAGGTGGTGCGAGGTTTCAAGGACAG ATCGAACTTCCTGAGGATGAGGAAGTCGGCTATGTTGATCCAGAAGACGTGGCGAGGATATCAGTGCAGAAAGAACTACGGCGCC ATGCGGGCGGGCTTTTCTCGTCTTCAGGCACTGGTGCGCTCCAGGAAACTGTGCGCGTCGTACCACGTGGCTCGCCAGCGCATCAGCGGCTTCCAGGGTCGATGCCGAGGCTTCCTGGTGCGCCGCGCCTTCAGACACCGACTGTGGGCCGTCATCGCCATCCAGGCGTACACCCGAGGGATGATTGCACGCAGGCTCTACCGCAGGCTCAGGGGCGAG TACCGAAGGAGGCTGGAAGCTGAGAAGATGCGTCTGGCGGAGGAGACCAAGCTGAGGAACCAGATGTCTGCCAAGAAAGCCAAGGCTGAAGCGGAACGCAAACATCAG GAGCGTCTAGTCCAGCTGGCCAAAGAGGACGCCGAGCGcgagaagaaggaaaaagaggaggcgaggaggaagAAGGAGCTGGTAGAGCAGACGGAGCGAGCCCGTTTGGAACCCGTCAACGACTCGGACATGGTAGACAAGATGTTCGGTTTCCTGGGGACCACCAGCTCCTTTCCTGGCCAAGAGGGACAAGCTCCTGCCGGCTTTGAG GACTTGGAGAGAAGCCACCGGCAGCTGGAAGAGGAGGACTTGGACGAGGCTCTTCCTTTGccagaggacgaggaggaggaggatttgTCGGAGTACAAGTTTGCCAAGTATGCCGCCACCTACTTCCAGGGAAGCACCACACATACGTACGTCCGGCGACCACTCAAGCAGCCGCTGCTTTTTCACGAGGATGAAGGAGAGCAGCTG GCGGCTTTGGCGGTGTGGATCACGGTGTTGAGGTTCATGGGAGACCTGCCCGAGCCCAAATACCACACAGCAATCAGCGATGGGAGCGAGAAGATTCCGGTCATGACCAAGATCTATGAGACCCTCGGGAAGAAGACGTATAAGAGGGAGCTGCAGGCTCTTcagggggagggggag ACTCCTCAATCTGACAGCCATCGCAAGAACAGCATTCGACACAAGCTGGTCTCTCTCACGCTGAAGAAAAAATCCAAGATCACTGAGGAG GTCACTAAGCGCCTGAATGATGGCGAGCCCggtctccatggcaacagcatgttggAAGACCGGCCAACATCAAACCTGGAGAAACTTCACTTCATCATCGGAAATGGCATCCTGAGGCCAACGctgag GGATGAGATCTACTGTCAGATCTGCAAACAGCTGAGTCAGAACCCATCCAAGAGCTCGCACGCTCGAGGTTGGATCCTCATCAGTTTGTGCGTCGGCTGCTTCGCACCATCCGACAAGTTCCTCAAG TATCTAAGGAACTTCATCAACAGTGGGCCACCAGGTTATGCTCCATACTGTGAAGAAAGGCTGAGAAGAACCTTCGTGAATGGCACCAGAACACAACCTCCATCCTGGCTGGAGCTACAG GCAACCAAGTCCAAGAAACCCATCATGCTTCCGGTGACGTTCATGGACGGAACCACCAAAACGCTGCTGACAGACTCGGCGACCACCGCCAAGGAGCTCTGCAACACATTATCCGACAAGATCAGTCTCAATGACCGATTCGGCTTCTCGCTCTACATCGCACTTTTCGATAAG GTGTCGTCTTTGGGCAGCGGGAACGACCACGTGATGGACGCCGTGTCGCAGTGCGAGCAGTACGCCAAGGAGCAGGGAGCCCAGGAGAGGAACGCCCCCTGGAGGCTCTTCTTCAGGAAAGAGATCTTCACGCCGTGGCACTGCGCCTCTGACGACACAGTTGCCACCAATCTCATCTACCAGCAAACCGTCAGGGGCGTCAAATTTGGAGAGTACCGCTGTGACCGG GACGACCTAGCGGAACTGGCGTCCCAGCAGTACTATGTGGATTATGGCTCAGAGGTCCTGCTGGAGCGCCTGCTGAGTCTCATCCCGTCCTACATCCCTGATCGAGAGATCAGCACATCCCGAACGGTGGAGAAGTGGGCTCACTTCATCATGGCGGCACACAAAAAG GGCATATACACCCAGAAGAGGTTTGATCCCCAGAAAGTGAAAGAGGAAGTGGTGGACTTTGCTCGCCACAAGTGGCCTCTGCTCTTCTCTCGATTCTATGAAGCCTTCAAGTTCTCTG GTCCAAGTTTACCCAAAAATGAACTCATCGTCGCCGTCAACTGGACCGGCGTTTACTTTGTGGATGAACAGGAACAAGTCCTGCTGGAACTCTCCTTCCCAGAAATCACCGCTGTGTCCAGCAGCAG GGGGGGGAAGTTGCAAAGTCAGAGCTTCACCCTGGCCACCATCAAAGGAGAAGAGTATACCTTCACCTCCAACAATGCCGAGGATATCCGTGACCTGGTGGTGACCTTCTTGGAAGGTCTGAGGAACAGGTCCAAGTTTGTGGTGGCACTACAGGACAGTCCGAACCAGA ATGCTGAACCATCCACGTTCCTGAGTTTCCAGAAGGGAGACCTGATCCTGCTGGACCAGGACACCGGCGAGCATGTTCTTAACTCGGGTTGGGCGCATGGCGTCAATGAGAGGACCAGTCAGAGAGGAGACTTCCCGGCAGACTCGGTCTACGTCTTGCCCACCATGACGCGAGCGCAGCAGGACATTGTG GCGCTGGTGACCATGACGCCGGATCAGAGGCAGCAGTCGGTGAGGGTATCACAGCTTGTTCTGCCTGACAGTGAGGACTCCGTCAAAGCGTACACGCTGGAGGAATTCTCGTATGATTACTTTAG GCCTCCCCCCAAACACACTCTGAGCAGGGTGATGGTGACCAAGAATCGAGGCAAGGACAAATTGTGGAGCTGCACCAGGGAGCCTCTCAAACAGCCACTTCTCAAGAAGGTGCTCCAACACGAGGAGCTCGCTCAGGAGGCCTGCATGGCCTTTGTTG CTGTGATGAAGTACATGGGCGACTACCCATCCAAGCGCACGCGCTCGGTCAACGAGTTGACGGACCAGATCTTCGAGGGCGCGCTCAAGGCCGAAGCCCTGAAGGACGAGATTTTATGCCAGATCATCAAGCAGCTAACAGACAACCACGTCAA GTACAGCGAGGAGAAAGGTTGGGAGCTCCTGTGGCTGTGCAGCGGCCTCTTTCCTCCCAGCAACGTGCTGCTGCCGCATGTCCAGCGCTTCTTGCAGTCCAAAAAACAGCACCCGCTCGCCGCCGACTGCATGCAGCGGCTGCACAAAGCCTTACG CCCAGCTGTCGACTTAAAAAAAGTGAAACGTCTTCAACGCGGCCCAAACGTCATTTGTGGTTGCCATGGTCACAGAAACGGGTCCAGGAAGTACCCCCCTCATCTGGTGGAAGTGGAGGCCATCCAGCACAAGACCACGCAGATCTTCCACAAGGTTTACTTCCCCGACGACACGGACGAG gcctttgaGGTGGAGTCCAGCACCAAAGCCAAGGACTTCTGTCAGAACATCTCCACCAGACTGCTGCTCAAATCGCCAGAAGGCTTCAGCCTCTTTGTCAAGATCTCCGACAAG GTGATCAGTGTTCCGGAGGGAGACTTCTTCTTTGACTTTGTCCGGCATCTGACTGACTGGATCAAGAAATCGCGGCCAGTGAAAGACG GAGCGGTTCCCTCTCTGACCTATCAGGTGTTCTTCATGAAGAAGTTGTGGACCAGCACCGTTCCGGGGAAGGACTCGTTCGCCGACTCCATCTTCCACTACTACCAG GAGCTTCCCAAATACCTGCGTGGATACCACAAGTGTTCCCGGGACGAAGTCTTCCAGCTGGCGGCGCTCATCTACCGTGTCAAGTTTGAGGACGACAAGTCCCACTTTCCCGCCATTCCCAAGACGCTGCGCGAGCTGCTCCCTCACCATCTCATCCGACAAATGTCCCCGGACGACTGGAAGAGG TCCGTGGTGGCCTTCTTCAACAAGCAAGCCGGCAAATCCAGAGAAGAAGCCAAGCTGATGTTTCTTAAAATCATCTACAAATGGCCGACATTTGGCTCCGCCTTCTTTGAAGTCAAG CAAACCACGGAGCCAAACTACCCGGAGATCCTCCTGATCGCCATCAACAAACATGGCGTCAGCCTCATCGACCCGAAGAGCAAG GACGTTCTGGTCACACATCCCTTCACCAAAATCTCCAACTGGAGCAGCGGGAACACGTACTTCCACATCACCATCGGAAACCTCGTCAGGGGAAGCAAACTCCTCTGCGAGACCTCCCTG GGCTACAAGATGGACGACCTGCTGACATCATACATCAGCCAGATGTTGACCGCCATGAACAAGCAGCGGTCCGATGGCACGCACACCAAGTGA